From one Vicinamibacteria bacterium genomic stretch:
- the ruvB gene encoding Holliday junction branch migration DNA helicase RuvB: MSERLVALGRTPEDISLDASLRPRRFSEYVGQGKVLAQLQIAVQAARERGEAMDHLLTYGPPGLGKTTLAHVVAVELGVGIKTTAGPLIEKSGDLVALLTNLQERDVLFIDEIHRLHPAIEEVLYPAMEDFKLDIIIGQGPSAKSVKIPIAPFTLIGATTRAGLLTSPLRARFGIVHRLDFYTDEDLTRVLTRSASILGVPLEDAAAAAIARRARGTPRIANRLLRRVRDYAQVKADGTISSEVAADALTLLEVDEMGFDEMDRSILRTLMDKFSGGPVGLATVAAVVGEEPDTIEDIYEPYLIQIGFLDRTPRGRVATERAYRHFGLTPANPQKRLF; this comes from the coding sequence ATGAGCGAGCGTTTGGTCGCGTTGGGACGCACGCCCGAGGACATATCTCTCGACGCGTCGCTCAGACCCAGGCGATTCTCCGAATACGTCGGACAGGGGAAGGTCCTCGCTCAGCTCCAGATCGCGGTTCAGGCGGCACGAGAGCGCGGCGAGGCCATGGATCACCTCCTCACCTACGGCCCTCCCGGACTCGGAAAGACGACGCTCGCACACGTCGTCGCGGTCGAGCTCGGCGTCGGCATCAAGACGACCGCCGGCCCACTGATCGAGAAGTCGGGCGATCTCGTCGCCCTGCTGACGAACCTCCAGGAGCGGGATGTGCTCTTCATCGACGAGATCCATCGGCTTCATCCCGCTATCGAGGAGGTCCTCTATCCGGCGATGGAGGACTTCAAGCTCGACATCATCATCGGCCAGGGTCCGTCGGCGAAATCCGTCAAGATTCCCATCGCGCCTTTCACCCTGATCGGCGCCACGACTCGCGCCGGTCTCCTGACCTCACCCTTGCGAGCCCGCTTCGGTATCGTGCATCGGCTCGACTTCTACACCGACGAGGATTTGACCCGGGTGCTCACGCGGTCGGCGTCCATTCTCGGCGTTCCTCTCGAGGACGCCGCCGCGGCCGCCATCGCCCGAAGGGCGCGGGGGACGCCTCGAATCGCGAACCGCCTGCTCCGGCGGGTGCGGGACTACGCGCAGGTCAAGGCGGACGGTACCATCAGCAGCGAAGTCGCGGCGGACGCGCTCACCCTGCTCGAGGTGGACGAGATGGGTTTCGACGAGATGGATCGAAGCATCCTGCGTACGCTCATGGACAAGTTTTCTGGAGGTCCCGTGGGTCTCGCCACGGTGGCGGCGGTGGTGGGTGAGGAGCCCGACACGATCGAGGATATCTACGAGCCTTACCTGATCCAGATCGGGTTCCTCGACCGAACGCCGCGCGGCCGCGTGGCCACCGAGCGCGCCTATCGGCACTTCGGATTGACTCCGGCAAACCCCCAGAAGCGTCTGTTTTGA
- the queA gene encoding tRNA preQ1(34) S-adenosylmethionine ribosyltransferase-isomerase QueA, producing the protein MTRRLPLSDFDYSLPRELIAQEPLEKRDRSRLLYLGSSGDIEHRRFSDLPALLSPGDLLVLNETKVFPARLFGRRATGGAVELLLLESVCERTWRALARPARKVGAGDRLTFAGGRLRGEVVETEPEGRTIVRFHYQGDWDGLLDAIGKTPIPPYIDRRTDERLLRERYQTLFARNRGSVAAPTAGLHFTDEVFAELRNRRIRTARLTLHVGYATFAPIRGSRLEEHRMGVERFFIPEETFRLVETTRRSGGRIVAVGTTTVRALESATSAGWDETDLFIAPGYPFRVVDRLVTNLHLPKSSLLVLVSAFAGIENVRRAYGEAVRERYRFYSFGDAMFLDRA; encoded by the coding sequence TTGACGCGAAGACTCCCGCTGTCCGATTTCGACTATTCTCTTCCTCGCGAGCTCATCGCCCAAGAGCCTCTCGAAAAGAGGGATCGGTCTCGGCTCCTTTATCTCGGCTCCAGCGGAGACATCGAGCATCGTCGTTTCTCCGACCTCCCCGCATTGCTCTCGCCGGGAGATCTTCTCGTCCTCAACGAAACGAAAGTGTTTCCCGCGCGGCTCTTCGGCCGTCGGGCGACGGGCGGCGCGGTCGAGCTCCTGCTTCTCGAGTCGGTATGCGAGAGAACCTGGCGCGCTCTCGCCCGCCCGGCGCGGAAGGTCGGGGCCGGCGACCGGCTCACGTTCGCCGGGGGAAGGCTCAGGGGTGAGGTGGTCGAAACCGAGCCCGAAGGGCGCACGATCGTGAGATTTCACTACCAGGGTGACTGGGACGGGCTGCTCGACGCGATCGGAAAAACACCGATTCCACCCTATATCGACCGCCGAACGGATGAGCGACTCCTTCGAGAGCGCTATCAGACGCTCTTCGCACGAAATCGTGGGTCGGTCGCCGCGCCGACCGCCGGGCTCCATTTTACCGATGAGGTTTTTGCCGAGCTCCGGAATCGCCGGATTCGAACGGCACGGTTGACCCTGCACGTCGGTTACGCGACGTTCGCGCCGATTCGCGGGTCGAGGTTGGAGGAGCATCGGATGGGCGTCGAACGGTTCTTCATACCCGAGGAGACGTTCCGCCTCGTCGAGACGACCCGACGTTCCGGGGGCCGGATCGTCGCCGTGGGCACGACGACGGTTCGCGCCCTGGAGAGCGCGACGAGCGCCGGCTGGGACGAGACCGATCTCTTCATCGCGCCCGGCTACCCGTTTCGGGTGGTGGACCGTCTGGTTACGAATCTCCACCTTCCGAAAAGCAGCCTTCTCGTCCTCGTCTCGGCTTTCGCCGGGATCGAGAACGTCAGGCGCGCTTACGGAGAAGCCGTTCGCGAGCGGTACCGTTTCTACAGCTTCGGCGACGCGATGTTCCTCGACCGCGCTTAG
- a CDS encoding D-sedoheptulose 7-phosphate isomerase — protein sequence MNHRELLEIVEESVRLKRSFFESRGDEVLRAGEMLSSALSRGDKLLVFGNGGSAADAQHFAAELVNRFRDDRPALPAIALTTDSSILTSVANDTDFRKTFSRQVEALGRSGDVAVAISTSGASPNVLEAVRVARAKGLATLGLAGKDGGELARLTDLCLTVPHPETPRIQEIHSLLIHLFCEMIEDALYPG from the coding sequence GTGAATCACCGGGAGCTACTCGAGATCGTCGAGGAGAGCGTGCGACTGAAACGCTCGTTCTTCGAGAGCCGCGGTGACGAGGTGCTCCGGGCCGGGGAAATGCTGTCATCGGCTCTCTCGCGCGGCGACAAGCTTCTCGTTTTTGGAAACGGGGGAAGCGCCGCCGACGCACAGCATTTCGCCGCCGAGCTCGTGAACCGGTTTCGTGACGACCGGCCGGCGCTGCCGGCCATCGCGCTCACGACCGATAGCTCGATCTTGACGAGCGTCGCCAACGACACGGATTTCCGGAAGACCTTCAGTCGTCAGGTCGAGGCGCTCGGCCGTTCCGGTGACGTGGCGGTGGCCATCAGCACGAGCGGAGCCTCGCCCAACGTTCTCGAGGCCGTGCGCGTGGCCCGGGCAAAAGGTCTCGCCACTCTGGGACTCGCGGGCAAGGACGGCGGGGAGCTGGCCCGTCTCACCGACCTCTGTCTAACGGTGCCGCACCCAGAGACCCCGCGGATCCAGGAGATCCACTCCCTGCTCATCCATCTGTTTTGCGAGATGATCGAGGACGCCCTCTACCCAGGCTGA